CTGTGGTTGTCCTCTGTGAGTGTCAGAGGTGAGGGGAGCTGTGGTGAGAGGTGTCTGTGAGGCATGTGTCGCAATGTGATTTCTCAGGAAGTCACTGGAGCTCTTGCAGGTTTGTGCAGAGGCCCCTGGAGCACTAGATGAGGTAGGACTCCTCTGCTGAGTGAGGTGTGCCAGGTGGATGATCTCTGCCTGCATGTATCTGGAGGTACTGGTGCTGCTTTTCACAGAGTAAAGCTGGGAGAGTTCCTGCAGTGGGTTGTATACTAGGTAGTAGCTCCAAGAGAGCTGGAGATCTCTGGAGATGTGGTGGACTGGTACAGAGTTTTCAAATATGGCTTTACTGCTTTTCTGTACATGGGCAATGCTGTCAGTATTAATGGATATGGAATTTCTGGTATTTAATGGCCTACTGATTTATTGTATTTGACTAAAAATGAAGCTGTGGGGAATTAAGAAGTGTTAAAAAGCTGAGACTTCTTACATTGCATAAACCAGCCTTGTTTTCAGTCTCTGGAAACCACTCGCAGCGGTGAAAGGGAATGCTGGACCAGTGTGTTGATAAGTAAGTACTCTGAGACATTCCCTGTGTTCCAGTTAAGGTGCTGCCGCCTGCAAATGTGTCAGTAACAGTGACAGAGAGCCAAGAATATGAACTGAACTGGATGAAACACTCTATGAGGTATAGCTTCATAAAACAGAGGTACCAAGTTGAGTACTGGAAAAAGGGCCAATACGAAAAGGTAAGCCTTAGAAAGTGCTGGAGTCCTGGATTTCTCTTTACCGGGCAGGTGGGGAAGACAGTTCCTCTCACCTCTGTCATTtgtgcttctttcttctccccagaCTCTCCAGAAGTTAAATATCGACAATGATGAACCTCCCTTCATCTTCACCCTGCAGATGCTGGCATCTTCTACAGAATACAGGGGGAAAATGCGTGCAAGGGTGAATTCGCCCCAGGATTATGAGGGGCCTTGGAGTGAATGGAGCGAGGAGTTCGCCTGGAAGACTGAGAGTGGTATTTATACACGCAGGCTACTTCTGTAAGATTTTGTGGACTGTTAGTGGCTGAAATGCCTCTCTAGAGAACCACGTTCTCTCAGCTGGGGTTGAAGTTCACTCCAGCCATGAGCTAGCTGGGGTTTCTTAACGAGGTAGCTGTCCTGTCTGCATCCTTGTACTAAAGCAGCCTGGGTTCATGGTGGAGTAAGGTACCTAACAATCTTTTTATTGGCATAAATCATTTACTCTAATgtcagtaaaaaataaaaaagagttggcaaaggaaaaaatggactCCTTTCATCAGTGAGCTGTTCAGGCCAAGTTTTGTCTCTCCCACTTTGGATGGTATCCCAACAGTTTGAATGGCTCATGATCCTATCCTGTGACAATCCACCTACATTTCCCTGATCTGCTGGCATGAAGAGTGACCAGAGTGAAATCCTGTTATGGGAAGCAGCCACTCTGCAGGTGGATActtatttctctcttctctgtttcagctctgccaccagtcGTTCTCCCGGTGATGCTCCCAGGTCTCATCATCACTTTCCTAATAGTTGCTTATTGCAGCTATAAGTATTTCCTCAGGTAGGCTTGTGTGGTGACTAGGAGATTTAGCAGCATGTTGGCCATGTGGGTGGCATAAAGGCCGAGGTTCTTCTTGTCCCCCATGAGAGAGAGGTCTGTGTGGAGATGAGCTTTGGTGTGCAACGGGCAGCCTTGTGCCTGTCTGTgccagggtgagagctgggtgGTGGTGTGCCAGGGCCTTGGCGGTCCCTCTCTGTGCGGAGCAGCACAGTGTCCATGGTGCAGCCTTTTCTGATTGCAGCCATGTGGAGAAGCAAATCTTGAAAACTCTGTGTTGCTGTTGCAGGAAGAAGCAAATGTGGGAGGAAAAGATTCCAAATCCCAGCAAGAGCCTCCTGATCCAGAGCTACCTGGGGGTAAGAGGGAACTGCACCTTGAAGGGTtcattatttctctctctttttcaggaCTTCCAATAATCTCCAAAATTCTTCTTGTCTCCCAGTCCTCAATGAACAGTTATCTTCATTAGtctatgctttatttttaggaGAAGTTCTGGTCATAGTCAACATAACTGTGATCTTATATTTATACCAGCAGATTTCTCTGCGTTGTGCTTGTCAGCATGACTGTGACCTAAAATGAAGGTAGAAAATTTTCAgtactttaaaattttaagtgaCTGAAATAGTCTAGTGTCTTTAGCAAACTTTATCAGCTGATTCCTTCATTAATATCCAAATAGTAATCAACACTAATTCAGAGCTTTTTAGAATCGGGTGGTACCCGTATtaaagaaacttcttttttaaggagCTGGATTTTCTGGAATAAATTTTACCACATGCCTGCCTGTTACCAGGGCAAGCATTCTTTATTGGAAATTGAGGAACACGCTTAGACAGCATTTGGTCAAAGCTGTGTAAGTAGAATCTCCCTCcattcttcctcccttccaaaAATACCCAACATCTGGAAAGGGTGGTATAGGCATCTCTAGATTTTGGTGGTAATAGTCTTCTAGTCTTGCAAGATTATCTAATTGAATAATGTACCTACCccaacacacacatgcacacacacacagagccgTATTTTTGTATAAGAGTTGATTTTATTCTATGTTTAAAATGGATGGGTTACAGTAGGTATAGATACATGACAATCCAATGGGTATAATTCACAATGTGGCCTTTGTGTGAGGTGAGTGAGCACTTACAGTATTTACATTTGTGTGTGAATGAAGGAGTTAACGCGTTTGTTAACCATCACACATTTGTTACATTGCTGTAAAATTGCCTTTCATTGTAATGATCTATTTTAATACATGATTTGCAAATAGATGGAAAAGACTAGGCATGGATTCTCTTCTGCCAGAAGACAAACTGGTTATGCTTAAAAGAGTAGACACTGCACAAAGCAGTAGCTTTGATGTTATTGCAGTAGGAACCTGCAGCATCGCTACAAGCTCTTTAAAGGAGGAGCTCCTGTCCCCTATGTTAGTTAGAATAAAGTAAAGttaaaatagaatagaatagaatagttcagttggaagaCACCTACAAtggccatctagtccaactgcctggccacttcagggctgaccaaaagttaaagcatattattaaggacattgtccaaatgcctcctAAACACTaacagggatggggcatcaaccacctctctaggaagcctctTCCAGCGTTGCACCACCCTCTCATTAAAAAcgtgcttcctaatgtccattcgaaaccttccctgatgcagctttgaaccatcCCCAtgtgtcctatcactggatatccaggagaagagatcagcacctccttCTCCACTTCCCCCCCTCAGGaactgtagagagcaatgaggttgccTCTCAGCCTCTTTCTCCAAACTAGATAAACCCaaagtcctcagctgctcctcacaggacattacttccagacctttcaccagctttgttgccctcctctgcaGGCATTCAAGGACCTTAAAATCCTACTAaactgtggggcccagaactgcacacagtactcaaggtgaggccatACCATTGCTAAATACAGTGGGATAATCACTTCTTTTGACCCactggttatgctgtgtttgatgcaccccagaaTGCGgtttgccttcttggctgccagggcacactgctggctcatactgagcctgctgtcaaccagcacaccccgatccctttctgcagggctcctctccagccactcctctcccagtttatacttGTGCCTGGTGTTGCTCCATCCtaggtgcagaatccagcatttAGACTTGTTAAATTTTGTTCCATTAATCATTGGGCAGCGCTCTAATCTATCTAGAACCCTTTGCAAGGCCTTttgtccctcaagagagtcaacagcacctcccagttcagtatcatctgcaaatttgctaATGGTGTActcaactcctgcatccagatcattgataaaaatattgaactGGCCCTAGATTTTAGCCCTGAGGTACACCACTTGTGACTAGTcaccagccagatgtagccccatttactacaaccctctgagctctgctcttcagccagttcttcataCAGCACACTGCATACCCACTCATCTCACAGTTggacagcaggcagcagggacctCCCCAGACTCACAAGACCTCTGGTAGATGATCAAGAGGGGTCCTGCCATAACATCCACTAGCTCCTTCACTACTCTGGGATGAATCACatcaggccccatggacttaCCAACGTTCAGCTGATACAGCTGGTCCCTCATAATTTCAGCGTCCACAAATGGAACGTCACTGTTCCCACACTCATGGTTCTCTGACTCAGAGGACTGGGCAGCCCAAGGTCTATACTATTATTAAATACTGAGGCAAAAAACGTCTTGAACAGAATGCCTCTACTTTCTCTTCATCGCTATTAGTCAGGTGACCATCATCAACAAGCATTGgtgtaatgttttctttagaccTCCTCTTGCTATTAATGTACttaaaaaagcccttcttgttgtcAGACACAACGCTGGCCAGCGTCAAttctaattgagctttggcctttctgccttctccctgcGTATACGAACCACAACTCTTGGaatcttcctgcaaagcctgACATTGCTTCCAGAGGTCATACAATTTCTTGTTCCTCTTGAGCTCCAGAAGGAGttccctgctcagccaagctggtcATCTGCCCCGCTTGGTTGACCTGCTCCCGTGCTTCTAAAAGGTGGTTCTTAAAAACTGACCAGCACTTGTGGACTCCCAAGccctcaaaagcagattcccagggGACACGGCTAAGTAGCTCCCTAAGTAGCTTAAAGTTTGCTCTCTTGAAATCCCGGGTAGCAACTCTGCTGtccttttttcttattactctgaaaattttaaactcaACCATTGTGTGATCACTGTCTCCAAGACAGCCACCTAACATCACGTCTCCCATGAGCCCTTCTCTATTCACAAATAATAAGTCTAGGAGGGCAACTTTCCTAGCTGGCTCACTGAGTACTTGTAGTTAGGTCAGTGGTAAGGCAATACAGGCTTGAAGTAACCGTCTTCTGGAGAAGAGAACATATTTTCTAGTCATATTATTGAAGTTGTATCCCTATTGCCAGATGCTGTAGGCTGtccaatttcttttctttgtccaTGAGGAACGGGTGCTGCTTGATTCTACTGCCAGTGACACACTTTCCTTTTGTCGTGTCTGCTTTCAGAAAGTACATTTAGGAAACTGGCCAACAAGCAGCCAGCTGGACTTCAACAAATAcaacttttcagagaaaatggagCAGGCTAGCTTCCTTCAAGTTGTGGACAGGTGAGTGAACAGTACATTACAGTGACACTGTGGATGATAGTCTCAAAGGGCTGCCTAAGTCATGGAAGGGTATAATCAAATATTCTGCCACTAAAAAGCCCGTACAAGTCACTTTTGAGgaaggaatacatttttttctttctgggttaGCCTGCTTCtccaggaaagatttttttcctaaccttATGTGTAGCTATGTATGTTTTCAACTAAgcttgttttatatttattgtttACCACAATAATATCTCTCATGAGCAACTTCTAACTTTCCCACATCCAGGCAGATGAAAACTTTGGCAGAGTCCCCTGAAGGTCAAGCTAAAAAGACAGATGTTTCCCCTGTTGCAGTGGACCTACAGAACTCATACCATGCTTTGAATGAGCCAGAGCATGCCCCAGTTGTCTGCTCAAGTCAAATTGTTGGTCATTCCTTTCCTGTTTCAAGGAGAAACAGTGCTGAGGCAAGTATTGCTTCCCAGACAGCAatcccttgctttgctttcaatGGTCCATACTTGTACAGCCCAGTGATGTCCTCCCTGCCTGATATGCATCAGACCCTGGAAGTGGACCCAGTGGGAGTCCGTGAGAAATCTGTTTCTCTTCAATATGTGACCCTCCCAAAAGAAGACTGTCCCCAGGCTCCACACAGGCAAGAACAGGCAGGAGAAGGTCATCCACAGCCCTTCCTGCTCCCAGATCAGAATGAAATGATGCAGCACCTCAACaacaagaaggaagtctcaCCGGCCCCGCCAGCCTCTGGGAAAGGCACAAATGTGAgaacagaagagcagaaatCTCCAAAGGATCTTAGCTGTATCACGTCTCCTCAGCAGTGCCCCTTGGAGTACATTACCACAGAGAGCCTGTTACTGCCACCAGCCAGCGACTCCACCCATCCGCCACCTGCCACTGCCGCAGAGTTACCCTGGGATTCACAggagccccagccctgcaatGACCGCCCTTGCCAGGAGTTTTCTCCTGGGAACACTGATGTCATGGTCCCAGTTTCCGGTCAGGCACCAACCTCTTCTCCTGAGTTGCACCTGGATACATTTGGAGACTATCTTACTCTCCCTTTAGGTCCCCATGGACATTCAGAACTCGCAAAGATTTCTTTGCCTGCCTTACAGAAGGGAAACGATTTTCCTAGAAAGCAGCCTTTGTCAGAGGGTAACTTGGTGGTGTTAAACCCTGACAGCACTGAACCAGTTTTCCTTTGCCAGGTGGGTGACTATTGCTTCCACAGTCTAAAATCTGGTATGAAGATGGATATTAGTCAGGAAGACCACCTAGTCAAGAAACCATCTGAAGGCAAGACAACACCTGGGAAGCCTGTATCTGATGATGAATCCATCTCTGGCAAGGAAAAGGATGTGTCAAAAATGCAGGCTATTCAGCTTTTCAAAAACCTGAAATCAGATGATTACTTTTCCTGGCAGCAATCTCTGAGGATCACAGAAATCTGTTAAATGGGCAACTATTAATGAATACCAAAGCTACAGGTAACTGAAAGAGGTTGCAACTATCTGATGAAAATGAACCCTCAAACCTAGGAAGAAATAAACACGagttctcttctccagcttccAGCCTAACATGTTGCAAGACCTGAAGTAGCTCAATATCCTTCTCATTGGCCTTCACAGATTTGGTGTGAAAGACAATCTAAATATTGCCCTTTCatgtttttcaaactttttgACTTACCCACAATGAACAGCTTAGCCTCCTCATGATCCTGTGACAGATCACGGTCATCTTGCAATAATACCAGATTGCCTGAGGCAATATGCCAGGTATTATTCCTGGTATattttgtatcaggaatagtgtgtccagcaggagcagggaagtgattgtgcccccgtacttggcactggtgaggccacacctcaaatactgtgttcagttttgggcccctcactacaagagggacattgaggtgctggagtgtgtccagagaagggcaacaaagctgacaaagggtctggagagcagatcttatgaggaaaggttgagggaactggggttgtttagtctgaagaaggggaggctgagtgGAGACCTTAtttctctctacaactacctgaaaggaggttgtagtgaggtggatgttggtctcttctcctaagttactagtgataggacgagaggaaatggcctcaactTGTGtctggggaggtttagattggatattaggaacaatttctttactgaaggagtggtcaggcattggaacagactgcccagagaggtggtggagtcaccgtctgtggaggtgttcaaaaagcaCGTAgttgtggcacttcagggcatggtttaggcgacatggtagtgttgtgttgacagttggacttgatgatcctacagttcttttctaaccttaatgattctatgattctctgaaaACTCATGGcaagaaatgcagaattaaCAGCATTAAATGCTGTCAGAAgaagacagctgacccaaatgaaccaaagggatattccgcACGATATGATGTcctgctcagtatataaagctgggggaagatgaaggaaggggggaatgtttggagttatggcatttgtcttcccaagtaaccgctatgtgtgatggagccctgctttcctggagatggctgaacacctgcctgccaatagGAAGTATTGAATGAATTCcatggtttgctttgcttgcacgtgcagattttgctttacttattaaactgatTTTATCTGAACCcgtgagttttctcatttttactcttccgattctctccaCCATCCCACTGTGGAGGAGTGAGTGAgtagctgtgtggggcttggttgctgactggggccgAACCACGACAATCGTATTCCCATACAACTCCAGGGAATGATAtctgcctcttctccagcctctgctcccTCTGTTCCCACTACAGAGCTGAAATTTCCATGAAAAGAAACCCTGCATGTCATGTTCTGTATGTGGGGAATAAGCAGCACAATTACTTCATGCCTGCTTTGGGCCCTTTTAAGTGATCCTGAGAGGCTGCCAGGATTCTCTATGCTCCAACCTTGATCCTAACAACTCCTCATATTACAGGATAGATGTTTCACCATGGCGTTAGGTGGGTGGACCCAGACTCCTCTGCAAACTTGCTCAACAGGTCAAAAGCTTTGTAGATTCATTGTGTTCTTTTCAGATCGTTGATAGAGGAGCATACAGCCCTCATTGTCAAAGGATAATTTGTTTGTCTAGAAAAGTAGGTGTAAAGCTATCCAAAACAATTGTCTggcttttcctattttatttctaaatgttttccagctgcttGTTCACAGTGTGCATGTACATTGCAAACTTCTGAGATGAGTACTTTTGCATCTGTTGTAGTTTTGTACTGTATGACTAATCTGTTTGCTCTGCTGCATTCAAAGGTACATAGGTTGTTGATACACATTTTTGAGGTTATTTTATTCGCTGCAGATTCATGATAGGTTCATGAGACTGGTTCAGCATctaaaaattctcttttcttcccttctactTGCAGCAGAGACTGTAGTATAGGAACACACTGAATCTAAACAATCATTCCACCTTGCCCAGTATTCTGCCTCTGCCAATATTTACACTGGATGCTAAAGCCCAGGGTGCAGTAGGCACGGAAAAGGATACAGTAAATAATTAAATCTTTAGCTGATGTATTTAGCTGGTATCTGGCCCAGAGCCTTCCTGAGAAGGGCTTGGGATGGTGGTGGATGTGaccttgcagcccagaaagccagttgtgtcctgggctgcacaAAACAAACCGTGGCCAGCAGGtagagggaggtgattctcttCTACTCTGCTCTCATGAGACTCCACCTAGAGTACTGTATACTGTTCTGGAGTCCAGAGTATGTGAAAGACACGGATCTGCTGGAGCAGGTCCAGGCAAGGGCCATGAAAATTATCAGAgagctggaacacctctcctatgaagaacagctgagagagttggggttgtttagcctggagaagagaaggctctggcaagaccttattgcagcctaTCAGTATGTAAAGAGGGCTTGTAAGAAAGACGGAGAAAGACTTTTTGATAGGGCCTGTAgtaacaggacaaggggcactggttttaaactgaaagaggatagatttagactggatataaggaggAAATTTTCTACAGTGAGAGTGGTGAGACACGGAAACTtgttgcccagggaagttgtggatgccccaccACTGGAAGTGTTCCTAGTCAGGCTGGAGAGGGCTTTGGGCAAACTGATCCAGTGAAAGATGtctctgcccatggcagaggggttggacccttccaacccaaaccattctatgactctTTGGTTCTATGATTCCGATTTCATACCCCATTAATACCTAAAAACTTAGCGCTTTCTCCATCATTGTTAGATTGGTGTACCCTAGATAAAATTTTGTCCTTTCAGTCACCCAGATCTCTCAGGTGAGAGATCTCTCATCACGCAGTCTTCCAGATCATTTATAATCATGTAGAAGATAATAAATTCCTGGAGAACTCACTTAAAGCTTTCCTCCAATATGAAAATGAACCATTCATTCATTTcatatgttttctgtctttaactGACTTTAATCTACATAAGAACCTTCCTTTTATCTCTCAGTTTCTTGGAACCACATTTTTGAGGGACGTCATCAAGTGTTTTAGACATATGGGCATAATACACTAATCAGATACCCCTGTATCTGTTTGTGCCTGGAGTTCTTCCAAGAACTCTCTTGGTTTTATGAGGCACGACTACTCTCTACAAAAGCTGTGTTAACTCTTCCCCAGAACATTTCTTTCtactatttctatttttcattgtaGTTTGTGTCACCTAACCTGTACAAAAGCCAGCCTGATTGGTCAGTAGTTCCCTGGATTCTTCTCTGACTACTCCTCAAAAACTTGTATTTagtacttctttttctctgataCTGAGGCCTATTAAAGCTTTTGCTTATTTACTACAATTACTTGTTTGgcaactgaatttttaagttcctttacagattttattacaaaaaagcAATTGAGTAAGAATGTAGGTTATGCAAGACTTGTAAAGAAAGtaattatgttttattaaagTGAAAGATTTTGTTGGAAAAGATCATTATAAGTTACCATTTTTCTCTGTATCTCTTGCCTCATTTActttttcagaacaaattaGGCCACAATAACCCTACCTTTATAGCATGGGTGCACTTGCAAAAGGCCTAAGTTCACTTTTGAGTTTCTAAATGATTCTTTAAGCAGCCCCTTTGATGCTGCAAACATTTAGCCCTTTTAGCAACTTCTTGGGCTTATTTTTGCCAGTCTTGCTATTTTTATGTATGCCCTTAAAACATTATTGTTGTAAACTTGTGTCTTTTGTTGTTTCAACTTGTACTAAGTCCTGTATATTATTCAGGACTAAATCAGTTTGCTTCTTTCCTTGTGAGTGTTTTCACAAATAACTCCAAGACACAATCGTTTATAGCAGCTAAAATAGGAGAATCAGTGACTAGACCCATACTAGCAAATAAAGTAGACCAAGGCCCATTTCTGGCTGTAAGGGCAATTGACATGGAGCAGTCATGGAAGATTCGTTTATCTGCTCGTCTGTCCTTCAGGCTCTCTGGTCATAGCATAGCACTAACAGCATACTGTTCCTTTTAGCGTGGAATAAAATTCTGCAGCCATTGAAATTCTGTAGTATGACACAACTGTTGACACATGCTCTGAACAATTTACTTTCCACACCTGGCATGATTtccttggttttaattttaaaattgcctcACAGTGGTTTTGAATCTTAAATGTCAGAAGCATTGATTCTGTTTTGATTAGCTGGAACCAATCTTATATAAACTTAATCTGCTTAAAAATTTACCAGATCCTAATAAATATAACCCCCTTTTCTGTACACAGTTTAATCAATAGTGACACAGTGTATAAACCCAGGACCATTAAAGAATGCTGCTATGTAGGACCTCATTTTTTAGCATCCTGGTTTAAACTTCGCTTTCAGGACCTCtcatctgctgtttctttgttgGTGGTGTGCATATGAGCTGTTATGGGGTCTTTCTCAGCACTTACTAAGAGAATGTCTAGATTCCTCAGGGTATGTGCCATCTGTATGTTAGGGAGCGTTTTGATTGTATAGAGCTTAGTGACTGTGATGATGAGGTTGAGTGCTTATCGGTAATggtgagggggaaggccaagAAGGCAGGTATCCTGTTGGGGGTCTGTCATAGTCCACCCAAcaaggatgaagaggtagatgaagcatTCTAGAAGCAGCTAGCGAAGTCTCATAatcactagcccttgttcttgtgggggacttcaacttactggacgtctgctggaaatacaacacagcaaagaggaaacagtctaggaggttcctggagtgtgtggaagataacttcctgacacagctggtgagtggCGTGAGCTTACCGGGAGGTGTCTCTCTTGACCTCCTGtttacagagaaggactggtgggagatgttgCAGTCGGAAGCCGTCTTGGGCTTAGCAACCATGATACGATAGGGTTCTCAGTTCTTGTCGAAGGAGTGGAGACAGCAAAACCACTACtgtggacttctggagggcagcctttggcctgttcagggcactggttgggagagtcccttgggaggaagtcctgaagggcaaaggagtccaggaaggctgggcattcttcaggaaggaagtcttaaaggtgctgcagcaggctgtACCCACGTGCTGTAAGATGAACCGGCGCGGAAGATGacaggcctggctgaacagggagcttttgctgggactgaggaaaaaaaggagagtttaccaaTTTTGGAAGAAGGGCCAGtcaactcaagaagagtacgGGGATCTTGTTAGGTCatccagagagaaaattagaaagggaAAAGCTCAGCTAGAACTTAATCTAGCCACTGTTGcaagggataacaaaaaaccatttttacaaatatgttaacaacaaaaagagagccaacAAGAATCTCCATCCTCCATTGGacgtggaggggaacattgccacagaggatgaggagaaggctgaggtacttaatgtcttctttgcctcagtctttaatagtctgACGAGTAGTCCCCAGAGTAtgcagccccctgagctggaaggcagggttgGATCGCAGAACAAAACCCCCGTAATCCAGCAGAAAGCAGTTTATGACTTACTGTGCCACttggacactcacaagtctatgagGCTGAAGGAGTtggtggaggagcttgccaagccactctctatcatttatcagcagtcctggttaacaggggaggtcccagatgactcAAAGCTTGCCAAcgtgatgcccatctacaagaagggccagaaggaggatctagggaactacaggcctgtaaacctgacctcggtactggggaagattatggaaTGATACATCTTGAcggagctcaccaggcaagtgcaggacaaccaggcaatcaggcccagccagactggcttcatgaaaggcaggtcctgcctgaccaacctgatctccttctatggcCAGGTGACCCGCCTCGTcgatgagggaaaggctgtggatattatctacctggactttagcaaagcc
The Phalacrocorax aristotelis chromosome 1, bGulAri2.1, whole genome shotgun sequence DNA segment above includes these coding regions:
- the LOC142048998 gene encoding cytokine receptor common subunit beta-like, with translation MIMKDIFTLLLNLYLVFSIQAVRESIPMNSLSCYNDYNSQVTCTWMERSEAHALIGMNLYKRDGIATKDERMLCKRQTENDLHEAPDSYVHWVCRYTTEYFGIGIDDIYSFKPNQLLRAELNVDLLQNVQPLPPQSLSVSSMTSGDFLLTWKAADGSQGLGNALEYEVTYKREWESWEKAVSLLLSNITRCHLSCKDLVPGSSYVARVRARPGQASGFSGQYSEWSTAVSWKTPEGGIQPRNLRCLFNGADRLTCSWEVKKAITTSVLFGLFFRPPLESVEKECSPVHETALPHIPYVVQSCEIPVSNSSSQRQYYVLVRTKTEEKQFEAYKTIKVLPPANVSVTVTESQEYELNWMKHSMRYSFIKQRYQVEYWKKGQYEKTLQKLNIDNDEPPFIFTLQMLASSTEYRGKMRARVNSPQDYEGPWSEWSEEFAWKTESALPPVVLPVMLPGLIITFLIVAYCSYKYFLRKKQMWEEKIPNPSKSLLIQSYLGKVHLGNWPTSSQLDFNKYNFSEKMEQASFLQVVDRQMKTLAESPEGQAKKTDVSPVAVDLQNSYHALNEPEHAPVVCSSQIVGHSFPVSRRNSAEASIASQTAIPCFAFNGPYLYSPVMSSLPDMHQTLEVDPVGVREKSVSLQYVTLPKEDCPQAPHRQEQAGEGHPQPFLLPDQNEMMQHLNNKKEVSPAPPASGKGTNVRTEEQKSPKDLSCITSPQQCPLEYITTESLLLPPASDSTHPPPATAAELPWDSQEPQPCNDRPCQEFSPGNTDVMVPVSGQAPTSSPELHLDTFGDYLTLPLGPHGHSELAKISLPALQKGNDFPRKQPLSEGNLVVLNPDSTEPVFLCQVGDYCFHSLKSGMKMDISQEDHLVKKPSEGKTTPGKPVSDDESISGKEKDVSKMQAIQLFKNLKSDDYFSWQQSLRITEIC